One Lacunisphaera limnophila DNA window includes the following coding sequences:
- the purH gene encoding bifunctional phosphoribosylaminoimidazolecarboxamide formyltransferase/IMP cyclohydrolase, with translation MEKLALLSVSDKRGLVDFATALVKQHGYRLLSTGGTAKLLADAGLPVTEVSQHTGFPEMMEGRVKTLHPKIHGGLLCRRDKADHLAAAAAHGIALIDLVVVNLYPFEQTVAKPHVEFEEAIENIDIGGPSMLRSAAKNHESVTVVCDPADYAAVVVGLANPAGMGALRRKLALKVFQRTGAYDTAIAKYLEGQQAEPDLEAMSGFPATYAVSLKKAQSLRYGENPHQKAALYGTFHEHFSQLQGKELSYNNILDITSATYLIGEFERPTVAILKHTNPCGVASADTLIEAWHKAYATDRQAPFGGIIVVNQTLGLDLAEQIKDIFTEVIIAPRFSDEALAIFAKKKNLRLMIAKEGIGADALQEVRSVIGGVLVQDRDRSMEKPAGCKVVTKREPTPEEWAAMLFGWKVGKHVKSNAIVYCRGEQTLGIGAGQMARVDSSRIAVWKAGEAKLDLKGSVVASEALFPFADGLIAAADAGATCAIQPGGSVRDEEVIKAADERGMAMVFTGVRHFKH, from the coding sequence ATGGAAAAGCTCGCGCTGCTCTCGGTCAGTGACAAACGCGGCCTCGTGGATTTTGCCACGGCGCTCGTGAAACAGCATGGTTACCGCCTGCTCTCGACCGGCGGCACGGCCAAGCTCCTCGCCGACGCCGGGCTGCCCGTGACGGAGGTAAGCCAGCACACGGGTTTCCCGGAGATGATGGAAGGGCGCGTGAAGACCCTGCATCCCAAGATCCACGGCGGGCTGCTGTGCCGCCGGGACAAAGCCGACCACCTGGCCGCCGCGGCGGCGCACGGGATCGCCCTGATCGACCTGGTGGTGGTGAACCTTTATCCCTTCGAGCAGACGGTCGCCAAGCCGCACGTGGAGTTCGAGGAGGCGATCGAGAACATCGACATCGGCGGCCCGTCGATGCTGCGCAGCGCGGCCAAGAACCATGAGAGCGTGACCGTCGTGTGCGACCCGGCCGATTACGCCGCCGTCGTGGTGGGGCTGGCGAACCCGGCCGGCATGGGGGCGCTGCGGCGCAAGCTCGCGCTCAAGGTCTTCCAGCGCACGGGCGCCTACGACACGGCGATCGCGAAATACCTCGAGGGCCAGCAGGCCGAGCCCGACTTGGAGGCGATGAGCGGTTTCCCGGCGACCTATGCGGTCTCGCTCAAGAAGGCCCAGAGCCTGCGTTACGGCGAGAACCCGCACCAGAAGGCGGCGCTCTACGGCACGTTCCACGAGCATTTCTCCCAGCTGCAGGGCAAGGAACTCAGCTATAACAACATCCTGGACATCACCTCGGCCACCTACCTGATCGGCGAGTTCGAGCGTCCGACGGTGGCGATCCTGAAGCACACGAACCCCTGCGGCGTCGCCAGCGCCGACACCCTGATCGAGGCGTGGCACAAGGCCTACGCCACGGACCGCCAGGCGCCCTTCGGCGGCATCATCGTGGTGAACCAGACCCTCGGCCTCGACCTGGCCGAGCAGATCAAGGACATCTTCACCGAGGTGATCATCGCCCCGCGCTTCTCGGACGAGGCGCTGGCGATCTTCGCCAAGAAAAAGAACCTTCGCCTCATGATCGCCAAGGAAGGCATCGGCGCCGACGCGCTCCAGGAGGTGCGGTCAGTCATCGGCGGCGTGCTGGTGCAGGACCGGGACCGCTCGATGGAAAAGCCGGCGGGCTGCAAGGTGGTGACCAAGCGCGAGCCCACGCCCGAGGAATGGGCCGCGATGCTCTTCGGCTGGAAGGTCGGCAAGCACGTAAAGTCCAATGCCATCGTCTACTGCCGCGGCGAGCAGACCCTCGGCATCGGGGCCGGCCAGATGGCCCGCGTGGACAGCTCGCGCATCGCCGTCTGGAAGGCGGGCGAGGCCAAGCTCGATTTGAAGGGTTCGGTCGTGGCCAGCGAGGCGCTGTTTCCCTTTGCCGACGGCCTGATCGCCGCCGCCGACGCGGGCGCCACCTGCGCCATCCAGCCCGGTGGCTCGGTGCGCGACGAGGAGGTCATCAAGGCCGCCGACGAGCGCGGCATGGCGATGGTCTTCACCGGCGTGCGGCACTTTAAGCACTGA
- a CDS encoding Y-family DNA polymerase, with the protein MSVLPLIVHLDADAFFVSCELSVRPELRGTKCAVGGRERGIISSASYEARACGVYTPMPTKLALKVCPDLILLPHTSGIYSKKSREMFDRCESVTPLVQRNSIDEGYLDLGPCGFKTAAEIERRMRALQQQLWDELQIPTSFGIASNKLVSAIASKARKPKGFTVVPPGQEAAFLAPLKISVIPGVGKKSEERLAAAGIRLVSDLFTRSEGDLKALFGSAWSEMLEMARGEDDRPVETDHEDAKSYSVQETFGQDISDFAEIECIAKRMIDELMPAIRADGKRVKTMTVKVRYPGMENSTAGRSLTEATDLEAPFYPLVRTLLPAAWTKRRPLRLVSVRFSGVEEKGAQLEMFAQTDEKKRRLAAVLDKLNDQGKKGVVRHGHQLGKTEDHGLHG; encoded by the coding sequence GTGTCCGTCCTTCCCCTTATCGTCCACCTTGATGCCGATGCTTTCTTCGTATCCTGCGAGCTGTCGGTGCGGCCGGAGCTGCGGGGGACGAAGTGCGCGGTGGGTGGCCGCGAGCGCGGGATCATTTCTTCCGCCAGCTACGAGGCCCGGGCCTGCGGCGTCTACACGCCAATGCCGACGAAGCTGGCGCTGAAGGTGTGCCCGGACCTGATTTTGCTCCCGCATACCTCGGGCATCTACAGCAAGAAGTCGCGCGAGATGTTCGACCGGTGCGAGTCGGTCACGCCGCTGGTGCAGCGCAATTCCATCGACGAGGGGTACCTCGACCTCGGGCCCTGCGGATTCAAGACGGCGGCGGAAATCGAGCGGCGGATGCGGGCCCTGCAGCAGCAGCTCTGGGATGAGCTGCAGATCCCGACCTCGTTCGGCATCGCGAGCAACAAGCTTGTATCCGCCATCGCCAGCAAGGCGCGCAAGCCCAAGGGATTCACGGTCGTGCCCCCGGGGCAGGAAGCGGCGTTTCTGGCGCCGCTCAAGATCAGCGTCATCCCGGGCGTCGGGAAGAAGAGCGAGGAACGACTGGCCGCCGCGGGTATCCGCCTGGTCAGCGACCTGTTTACCCGCAGCGAGGGGGATTTGAAGGCGCTGTTCGGGAGCGCGTGGTCGGAGATGCTGGAGATGGCCCGCGGCGAGGACGACCGGCCGGTGGAGACCGACCATGAGGACGCCAAGAGCTATTCCGTGCAGGAGACCTTCGGGCAGGACATCAGTGATTTCGCCGAGATCGAGTGCATCGCCAAGCGGATGATCGACGAACTGATGCCGGCCATCCGAGCCGACGGGAAACGGGTGAAGACCATGACGGTGAAGGTGCGTTATCCCGGCATGGAGAACAGCACGGCCGGACGCAGCCTGACCGAGGCGACGGACCTGGAGGCGCCGTTTTATCCGCTGGTGAGGACGCTCCTGCCGGCCGCGTGGACGAAGCGCCGGCCGCTGCGGTTGGTGAGCGTGCGGTTTTCGGGCGTGGAGGAGAAGGGGGCGCAGTTGGAGATGTTCGCCCAGACCGACGAGAAGAAGCGGCGGCTGGCCGCGGTCCTGGACAAGCTCAACGACCAGGGGAAGAAAGGGGTGGTCCGGCACGGGCACCAGCTAGGCAAGACTGAGGACCACGGATTACACGGATAG
- a CDS encoding DUF4252 domain-containing protein gives MKSLHTLIVAAGLAAALSVSSFAAESEAGYIDIGQLMPSAKGEFVEVNISSGMLKFAAKIAAKQEPEAAALLSSLKRVRVNVVAMDDSNREGTVAQIEGIRRKLESQGWTKMVTVREGEEGDNVDVHVMQRSEDVIDGVVVTVLDRKGEAVFVNIVGHINADQIATLAENLDIQPLKNVRLKMNKGEDKSGDEA, from the coding sequence ATGAAATCCCTCCATACCCTGATCGTTGCCGCCGGCCTTGCTGCCGCGTTGTCCGTTTCGTCCTTTGCCGCTGAATCCGAAGCCGGTTACATCGACATCGGCCAGCTGATGCCCTCCGCGAAGGGCGAGTTTGTCGAGGTCAACATCTCCTCGGGCATGCTCAAGTTTGCCGCCAAGATCGCGGCCAAACAGGAGCCCGAGGCCGCCGCGCTGCTCAGCAGCCTGAAGCGGGTCCGGGTCAACGTCGTGGCCATGGATGATTCCAACCGGGAAGGCACGGTCGCCCAGATCGAGGGCATCCGTCGCAAGCTCGAGTCCCAAGGCTGGACCAAGATGGTGACCGTGCGCGAAGGCGAGGAAGGCGACAATGTCGACGTCCACGTGATGCAGCGCAGCGAGGATGTCATCGACGGCGTCGTCGTCACCGTCCTGGACCGCAAAGGTGAGGCCGTCTTTGTGAACATCGTCGGCCACATCAATGCCGACCAGATCGCCACCCTGGCCGAGAACCTGGACATCCAGCCCCTCAAAAACGTCCGCCTGAAGATGAACAAGGGCGAGGACAAGTCCGGGGACGAAGCCTGA
- a CDS encoding ApaG domain — protein MTLLGRKWIIEHADGTRLVVEGDKIVGETPTLAPGEHFSYNSYHVGSGDARAHGSFHGLDEHGARIFVRIPPFDLNVPRN, from the coding sequence GTGACCCTCCTGGGCCGGAAATGGATCATCGAGCACGCCGACGGCACCCGGCTGGTGGTCGAGGGCGACAAGATCGTCGGCGAGACCCCCACCCTCGCCCCCGGCGAGCACTTTTCCTACAACAGCTACCACGTCGGTTCCGGCGACGCCCGCGCCCACGGCAGCTTTCACGGCCTCGACGAACACGGCGCCCGGATCTTCGTCCGCATCCCGCCCTTCGACCTGAACGTCCCGCGGAACTGA
- a CDS encoding MBL fold metallo-hydrolase — MKLIDLNSDGGIGANSLYVQLGDFHLVIDSGLHPKKSGREAAPDLSPLEGVKLDLIIITHCHLDHIGSLPLLMRRYPDVPVIMTPASRILIERMLHNSVSVMTREREEKGTPDYPLFTRDEVNRGLARMYAQPTGHAKKFSGAKDEIEFILHPAGHIPGAAAVEVIHKHRRLFFTGDVLFNTQRIIPGAKFPSARFDTLVTETTRGATESTPGVTRSTEMIRLVDTINATIQRGGSVLIPVFALGRMQEIMAILHDARKFHKLVDAPIFASGLGMDIADLFDDIAKKTGTVHFTRTILKELGVRKTPRDTVAGKEPGQQGIYVVSAGMLVERTPSYTLAASLAASPKHSICFVGYCDPDTPGGHLLAARSGEPFLFEAANVKVKLRCQVERFELSGHADREELLAYAVQCNPRSIVLTHGDPPARAWFMEQLREKLPNAKVLDPVPLQSYLV, encoded by the coding sequence ATGAAGCTCATTGACCTCAACAGCGACGGCGGCATCGGCGCCAACTCGCTCTACGTCCAGCTCGGCGATTTCCACCTCGTCATCGACAGCGGCCTGCACCCCAAGAAATCCGGCCGCGAGGCCGCCCCGGATCTCAGCCCGCTGGAGGGCGTGAAGCTCGACCTGATCATCATCACGCACTGCCACCTCGACCACATCGGCTCCCTGCCCCTGTTGATGCGCCGGTACCCCGACGTGCCCGTCATCATGACCCCGGCCAGCCGGATCCTGATCGAGCGCATGCTCCATAACTCCGTCAGCGTGATGACCCGCGAGCGCGAGGAGAAGGGCACACCCGACTACCCGCTCTTCACCCGCGACGAGGTCAACCGCGGCCTCGCCCGGATGTACGCCCAGCCGACCGGCCACGCCAAGAAATTCTCCGGGGCCAAGGACGAGATCGAGTTCATCCTCCACCCGGCCGGCCACATCCCCGGGGCCGCCGCCGTCGAGGTCATCCACAAGCACCGCCGCCTCTTCTTCACCGGCGACGTCCTCTTCAACACCCAGCGCATCATCCCCGGCGCCAAGTTCCCGTCCGCCCGCTTCGACACCCTCGTCACCGAAACCACCCGCGGCGCCACCGAGAGCACCCCCGGCGTCACCCGGTCCACGGAAATGATCCGCCTGGTGGACACGATCAACGCCACGATCCAGCGGGGTGGCTCCGTCCTCATCCCGGTTTTCGCTCTCGGCCGCATGCAGGAGATCATGGCGATCCTCCATGATGCCCGGAAATTCCACAAGCTGGTGGACGCCCCGATCTTCGCCTCCGGCCTGGGCATGGACATCGCCGACCTCTTCGACGACATCGCCAAGAAGACCGGCACCGTGCACTTCACCCGCACCATCCTGAAGGAACTCGGCGTCCGCAAGACGCCCCGCGACACCGTCGCCGGCAAGGAGCCCGGCCAGCAGGGCATCTACGTCGTGAGCGCGGGCATGCTCGTGGAGCGCACGCCCTCCTACACCCTCGCCGCCTCCCTCGCCGCCTCGCCCAAGCACAGCATCTGCTTCGTCGGCTACTGCGACCCCGACACCCCCGGTGGCCACCTCCTCGCCGCGCGGAGCGGCGAACCCTTCCTCTTTGAGGCCGCCAACGTGAAGGTGAAGCTCCGCTGCCAGGTCGAGCGCTTCGAACTCAGCGGCCACGCCGACCGCGAGGAACTCCTCGCTTACGCCGTGCAGTGCAACCCCCGCTCCATCGTCCTCACCCACGGCGACCCGCCCGCCCGCGCCTGGTTCATGGAGCAGCTCAGGGAAAAGCTTCCCAACGCCAAGGTCCTCGATCCGGTGCCCTTGCAGTCGTATCTGGTGTGA
- a CDS encoding inositol monophosphatase family protein, producing MVNKSEIEQRIVVAKQAVQAETALMHREFGRARSVIKHDGTKVTPVDIAISEHLMAAIAQAFPSDQFFSEELAPTAEPVPVTSRFCWVCDPIDGTNNYANGIAHCAISLALLEHGKPVYGVIYDLARRTLIHGGPGFGVWDGENQVRSRPEGPDRHSLIGFHSPVEKIYADEGRRVIENFKIRGLGSSTLHLAYVAVGLLDGVVEHNNKIWDIAASCALVEESGAEIHYFAAPPFPMKEFSLKSARVQYVTGSKAMVAKLREILGR from the coding sequence GTGGTTAACAAATCCGAAATCGAACAACGCATCGTCGTCGCCAAGCAGGCCGTCCAGGCCGAGACGGCGCTCATGCACCGGGAGTTCGGGCGGGCGCGGTCGGTGATCAAGCATGACGGCACCAAGGTGACGCCGGTGGACATCGCCATCTCGGAGCACCTGATGGCGGCCATCGCGCAGGCGTTCCCGTCCGACCAGTTTTTCAGCGAGGAACTCGCCCCGACGGCCGAGCCCGTGCCCGTGACCTCCCGGTTCTGTTGGGTGTGCGACCCGATCGACGGGACGAACAATTATGCGAACGGGATCGCCCACTGCGCCATCTCGCTCGCCCTGCTCGAGCACGGCAAACCGGTTTACGGAGTGATTTATGATCTGGCCCGGCGGACGCTGATCCACGGCGGCCCGGGCTTTGGGGTGTGGGATGGTGAGAACCAGGTCCGCTCGCGGCCGGAGGGTCCGGACCGGCACAGCCTGATCGGCTTCCATTCGCCGGTGGAGAAGATTTACGCCGACGAGGGCCGGCGGGTGATCGAGAATTTCAAGATCCGCGGCCTTGGCAGCAGCACCTTGCACCTGGCCTACGTGGCCGTCGGCCTGCTGGACGGGGTGGTGGAGCACAACAACAAGATCTGGGACATCGCCGCCTCCTGCGCCCTCGTCGAGGAGTCCGGCGCCGAGATCCACTATTTTGCCGCCCCGCCGTTCCCGATGAAGGAATTCTCCCTCAAGTCCGCCCGGGTCCAGTACGTGACGGGCAGCAAGGCGATGGTGGCGAAGCTGCGGGAAATCTTGGGCCGGTAA
- the tgt gene encoding tRNA guanosine(34) transglycosylase Tgt, which produces MSRLAFTLEKESPGSKARAAHFTTAHGEVRTPVFMPVGTQATVKNMTVDGLKAVDAQVLLANTYHLLLRPGPEVFRKFGGIHRFMDWDRPVLTDSGGFQIFSLPESRVMTEAGAQFRSYVDGAVHFLSPESSIAMQRAIGSDIMMVLDQCIPSTASHAETETAMHLTHRWAVRSLEARGDSPQALFGIVQGACHRDLRQQSAEFLRALPFDGLAIGGLAVGETHEQRYEFCGLATDHLPKNLPRYLMGVGTPIDILESVHRGVDMFDCIIPTQLAQRGTAFTSHGRIHCRRGIYKFAETPLDAACPCPTCTRYSRAYLHHLTKSDEVLGWHLLSIHNLSFYTRLMAEIRASILAGDFLAYYERQRVALVREDEANPSVPTSKPRAKANPHRGDYEIQTSPQGFSSIRQRSSGEVMHSVSAPEDEANRLYIEQSRLAHRLRRRSPEDTAPLVVWDVGLGAASNAMAAIHRLEAELAAAGPDALRPLHLISFERDLDPLLLAARHASHFPHLRHGAPHGLLHKSRWGHASGLIDWRLLRGDFLEHLEGAPPPDLIYYDPFSAKTDTGLWVPEVFARIHRHVAARPAELYTYAAGTGVRAALLSAGFFVAEGVGTGPKATTTVAFTHRDTRADDPAAPKLLGADWIARWRRSDAKFPAGLTEAQQAAFAAKIESHPQFAGMMK; this is translated from the coding sequence ATGTCCCGCCTCGCCTTCACCCTCGAAAAGGAATCCCCCGGCTCCAAGGCCCGCGCGGCCCACTTCACCACCGCCCACGGCGAGGTCCGCACCCCCGTCTTCATGCCGGTGGGCACCCAGGCGACCGTGAAAAACATGACGGTGGACGGCCTGAAGGCCGTGGACGCCCAGGTCCTGCTCGCCAACACCTACCACCTCCTGCTCCGCCCCGGCCCGGAGGTCTTCCGGAAATTTGGCGGCATCCACCGCTTCATGGACTGGGACCGCCCCGTCCTCACCGACTCCGGCGGCTTCCAGATCTTCTCCCTGCCCGAGTCCCGCGTCATGACCGAGGCGGGCGCCCAGTTCCGCAGCTACGTCGACGGGGCCGTGCACTTCCTCTCGCCCGAATCCAGCATCGCCATGCAACGGGCCATCGGCAGCGACATCATGATGGTGCTCGACCAGTGCATCCCGTCGACCGCCTCCCACGCCGAGACCGAGACCGCCATGCACCTCACCCACCGTTGGGCCGTGCGTTCCCTGGAGGCCCGCGGCGACTCCCCGCAGGCCCTCTTCGGTATCGTGCAGGGCGCCTGCCACCGCGACCTGCGCCAGCAAAGTGCCGAGTTCCTCCGCGCCCTGCCCTTTGACGGCCTGGCCATCGGCGGCCTCGCCGTCGGGGAAACCCACGAACAGCGCTACGAGTTCTGCGGCCTTGCCACCGACCACCTGCCGAAAAACCTCCCGCGCTACCTCATGGGCGTCGGCACCCCGATCGACATCCTCGAGTCCGTCCACCGCGGCGTGGACATGTTCGACTGCATCATTCCCACCCAACTGGCCCAGCGCGGCACGGCCTTCACCTCCCACGGCCGCATCCACTGCCGCCGCGGGATCTACAAGTTCGCGGAAACACCCCTCGACGCCGCCTGCCCCTGCCCGACCTGCACGCGCTATTCCCGCGCCTACCTGCACCACCTGACGAAGTCCGACGAGGTGCTCGGCTGGCACCTGCTCTCGATCCACAATCTCTCGTTCTACACCCGCCTGATGGCCGAGATCCGCGCCTCCATCCTCGCGGGCGACTTCCTGGCCTACTACGAGCGCCAGCGCGTGGCGCTGGTCCGCGAGGACGAGGCCAACCCCTCCGTCCCCACCTCCAAGCCACGCGCCAAGGCCAACCCGCATCGCGGCGACTACGAGATCCAGACCTCGCCGCAGGGTTTCTCCAGCATCCGCCAACGCAGCTCCGGCGAGGTCATGCACTCCGTCTCCGCGCCCGAGGACGAGGCCAACCGGCTCTACATCGAGCAATCGCGCCTGGCCCACCGCCTGCGCCGGCGCTCGCCGGAGGACACCGCGCCGCTGGTCGTCTGGGATGTCGGGCTCGGCGCCGCCTCCAACGCCATGGCCGCCATCCACCGCCTGGAGGCCGAGCTCGCGGCCGCCGGGCCGGACGCGTTGCGCCCGCTGCACCTCATCAGTTTCGAGCGCGACCTCGACCCCTTGCTGCTCGCCGCCCGCCACGCCTCACACTTCCCGCACCTCCGCCATGGCGCGCCGCACGGCCTCCTGCACAAGAGCCGCTGGGGCCACGCCTCCGGCCTGATCGACTGGCGCCTCCTGCGCGGTGATTTCCTGGAACACCTCGAGGGCGCCCCGCCGCCGGACCTGATTTACTACGACCCGTTCTCCGCCAAGACCGACACCGGCCTGTGGGTACCCGAGGTCTTCGCCCGCATCCACCGCCATGTCGCGGCCCGTCCGGCGGAGCTCTACACCTACGCCGCCGGCACCGGGGTGCGGGCCGCCCTGCTCTCCGCCGGCTTCTTCGTGGCCGAGGGCGTCGGCACCGGACCCAAGGCCACCACGACCGTGGCATTCACGCACCGGGACACCCGCGCGGATGACCCCGCCGCCCCTAAGCTCCTCGGCGCCGATTGGATCGCCCGCTGGCGCCGCAGCGACGCCAAATTCCCCGCCGGCCTGACCGAAGCCCAGCAAGCCGCCTTCGCCGCGAAAATCGAGAGCCACCCGCAATTCGCGGGAATGATGAAGTAA
- a CDS encoding RluA family pseudouridine synthase yields the protein MQATTYLIPPEKRRERADKVLAAAFPEHSRAAFQRALEAGLVKADGVVISQANEVRGGQTLEFSFPEVTAAVITAVDIPLEVIFEDKHLIVLNKAAGMVVHPGIGTGEDTMVHALLAHCKGELSGIGGVERPGIVHRLDKETTGLLVVAKNDAAHRALADQFASRTLRKEYVAIVSGVPKTDSGTIDRSISRHPVHRHRMTTGEGGRPSRTDWEVEKKFGVHAALVRCRIHTGRTHQIRVHMKSLGHPVLGDETYGWKQNPALPVPPRVMLHAEHLVFSHPVSAKVLDLNAPLPKDFKQMLAALKKVKV from the coding sequence TTGCAAGCCACCACCTACCTCATCCCGCCCGAGAAACGCCGCGAACGCGCCGACAAGGTGCTGGCCGCCGCCTTTCCGGAGCACAGCCGCGCGGCGTTCCAGCGCGCCCTGGAGGCGGGGTTGGTCAAGGCCGACGGCGTGGTCATTTCCCAGGCCAACGAGGTGCGCGGCGGTCAGACCCTGGAGTTCAGCTTTCCCGAAGTGACGGCCGCGGTGATCACGGCGGTGGACATCCCGCTCGAGGTGATCTTTGAGGACAAGCACCTCATCGTGCTCAACAAGGCCGCCGGCATGGTGGTCCATCCGGGCATCGGCACGGGCGAGGACACCATGGTTCATGCGCTCCTGGCCCATTGTAAGGGCGAGCTGAGCGGCATCGGCGGCGTGGAGCGTCCGGGCATCGTCCACCGGCTCGACAAGGAGACGACCGGCCTGCTGGTGGTGGCGAAAAACGACGCCGCGCACCGGGCGCTGGCGGACCAGTTTGCCTCGCGCACCCTGCGCAAGGAATACGTCGCCATCGTGTCCGGCGTGCCCAAGACCGACAGCGGCACGATCGACCGGAGCATCAGCCGCCACCCCGTGCACCGGCACCGGATGACGACGGGCGAGGGCGGACGACCCTCGCGGACGGACTGGGAAGTGGAGAAGAAATTTGGGGTGCACGCCGCCCTGGTGCGTTGCCGCATTCACACGGGCCGCACGCACCAGATCCGGGTGCACATGAAATCGCTCGGGCACCCGGTGCTGGGGGACGAGACTTATGGTTGGAAACAGAACCCGGCCCTGCCGGTGCCGCCGCGGGTGATGCTGCATGCCGAGCACCTCGTGTTCAGCCACCCCGTCAGCGCCAAGGTGCTCGACCTGAACGCCCCGCTGCCCAAGGACTTCAAGCAGATGCTGGCGGCGTTGAAGAAGGTGAAGGTGTAG